In Stutzerimonas stutzeri, a genomic segment contains:
- a CDS encoding PhoX family protein gives MNREHDASRRNLLKGSAIAAVVATTPFLGTLQAFAARNAQGRGAGVVRSSYGPLRPTKDLSTGLELLQLPDGFQYRSFSWTGDLMENGQPVPSSHDGMGVINVRRGPNGPEIVLVRNHEVGTGSLIEANGIYDGVTLANGQRPAGGTTNLYVSRDIEQPVRTLPSLGGTRTNCAGGVSPWGTWLSCEETTADYRSVGGRAHGYVFEVTADPALTTGQPIIQMGRFAHEAVAVDPRNSYVYLTEDARNQAGYYRYIPTDASQQPGSLAVGGILQAARVRNRALVDLHAPKQGDSYQLEWVEVADPDLDPQPEGSGPFAQARQAGGLSMSRGEGIWYSEGRLFIVDTSAGADDQGRAGYGRGAVWMHDLATDRLTCIFASTDAEVANNPDNITVSPRGGLLLCEDGGGVQDVYGFGERLLGLTTAGEAYIFAKNNVAFDDIQAAAAGKKVSGGDYRNREFCGACFDPSGHFLFVNIQTPGITFAIWGPWARGSL, from the coding sequence ATGAACCGTGAACATGATGCCAGCCGCCGCAACCTGCTCAAGGGCAGCGCCATCGCCGCCGTGGTGGCCACCACGCCGTTTCTTGGTACGTTGCAAGCCTTCGCAGCGCGCAACGCACAAGGCCGCGGCGCCGGAGTGGTCCGTAGCAGCTACGGCCCGCTGCGACCGACCAAGGATCTGAGTACCGGCCTGGAGTTGCTGCAGTTGCCCGACGGCTTCCAGTACAGGAGTTTCTCCTGGACCGGCGATCTGATGGAAAATGGCCAGCCGGTCCCCTCGTCTCACGACGGCATGGGCGTCATCAATGTGCGTCGCGGTCCGAATGGTCCGGAAATCGTGCTGGTGCGCAACCATGAAGTCGGCACCGGGAGCCTGATCGAAGCCAATGGTATCTATGACGGTGTCACGCTCGCCAACGGCCAGCGTCCGGCCGGGGGCACTACTAACCTGTACGTGTCGCGGGACATCGAGCAGCCGGTACGCACCCTGCCCAGTCTGGGAGGCACGCGTACCAACTGTGCTGGCGGCGTTTCGCCGTGGGGCACCTGGCTGTCCTGTGAAGAAACCACCGCCGACTACCGCAGCGTCGGCGGCCGCGCCCACGGCTATGTCTTCGAAGTGACGGCAGACCCGGCGCTGACCACCGGTCAGCCAATCATCCAGATGGGCCGCTTCGCCCATGAGGCGGTGGCCGTCGACCCACGCAACAGTTACGTCTACCTGACCGAAGATGCGCGCAACCAGGCCGGTTACTACCGCTACATACCGACCGATGCCAGCCAGCAACCGGGTTCGCTCGCCGTGGGCGGTATCCTGCAGGCGGCGCGGGTGCGCAACCGGGCGCTGGTCGACTTGCACGCGCCGAAGCAGGGCGACAGCTACCAACTGGAGTGGGTTGAAGTAGCGGATCCGGATCTCGATCCGCAGCCGGAGGGCAGCGGTCCCTTCGCCCAGGCCCGTCAGGCGGGAGGTCTGAGCATGAGCCGTGGCGAGGGCATCTGGTACAGCGAAGGCAGGCTGTTCATCGTCGACACCAGTGCCGGTGCCGACGACCAGGGGCGTGCCGGTTATGGCCGCGGTGCGGTCTGGATGCACGACTTGGCGACCGATCGGCTGACCTGCATCTTCGCCTCCACCGATGCCGAGGTCGCCAACAACCCGGACAACATCACCGTCAGCCCGCGCGGCGGCCTGTTGCTTTGCGAGGATGGCGGCGGCGTGCAGGATGTGTACGGCTTCGGCGAACGTCTGTTGGGGCTGACTACGGCGGGTGAGGCCTATATTTTCGCCAAGAACAATGTGGCATTCGACGACATACAGGCCGCGGCCGCCGGCAAGAAGGTGTCCGGTGGCGATTACCGCAACCGTGAGTTCTGCGGCGCCTGTTTCGACCCGAGTGGACATTTCCTCTTCGTCAATATCCAGACCCCAGGCATCACCTTTGCCATCTGGGGCCCGTGGGCGCGTGGGTCGTTGTAA
- the yccS gene encoding YccS family putative transporter, which translates to MRSPSLSHSLRRLWALEKFGYSLRVLIALAGSMGLSWYLGQPTLAIPLFLGVIASALAETDDSWLGRLSALLVTLLCFSIATASVQLLFPYPWLFALGMAVAAFALVMLGALGERYATIAQATLILSIYSMIAADQRGGEALHPWRDPLLLLAGATWYGLLSVLWNALFSHQPVQQSLARLYRELGRYFKLKASLFEPVRQLDVEERRLQLAQQNGRVVSALNATKETLLHRLGTGRPGVKISHYLKLYFLAQDLHERVSSSHYPYQALAEAFFHSDVLFRCGRLLRLQGVACAELANAVQLRQPFRYSEANAQALADLESSLEHLRMQSNPAWRGLLRSLRALSGNLSTMQRQLASASNPDALEGEQDSSLLDRDPQSVRDAFARIRLQLTPTSLLFRHALRMSLALVCGYAVLHAIHPEQGYWVLLTTVFVCQPNYGATRIKLVQRVTGTVLGLVVGWALFDLFPSQQIQALFAVVAGVVFFATRSSRYTLATAAITLLVLFCFNQVGDGYGLIWPRLVDTLLGSLIAAAAVFLILPDWQGRRLNQVVANTLSRNADYLRQIMHQYESGKRDDLAYRLARRNAHNADAALSTTLSNMLLEPGHFRKDAETGFRFLILSHTLLNYLSGLGAHRESLPDDARDDLLESAAQRLAGGLDELAAALRSNQPVAVYSEDEESLAQQLEQASEDMDDAHRLLQTQLGLICRQLAPLRSMASHLVRRAPSPQP; encoded by the coding sequence ATGCGTTCACCATCGCTCAGCCATTCCCTGCGCCGCCTCTGGGCCCTGGAGAAGTTCGGCTACAGCCTTCGCGTATTGATCGCTCTGGCCGGCAGCATGGGCCTCAGTTGGTACCTCGGACAGCCCACGCTGGCCATCCCCCTGTTTCTCGGGGTGATCGCCAGCGCCTTGGCGGAGACCGACGATAGCTGGCTCGGCCGGCTCTCGGCCCTGCTGGTTACACTGCTGTGCTTCAGCATCGCGACGGCCTCAGTGCAACTACTGTTTCCTTACCCGTGGCTGTTCGCCCTTGGCATGGCTGTCGCCGCGTTCGCTCTGGTCATGCTCGGCGCCCTGGGCGAGCGATACGCGACCATTGCCCAGGCCACGCTGATCCTATCCATTTACAGCATGATCGCCGCCGATCAGCGCGGCGGCGAGGCGCTTCATCCCTGGCGCGATCCATTATTGCTGCTGGCCGGGGCAACCTGGTACGGACTGTTGTCGGTGCTCTGGAATGCGCTGTTTTCGCACCAGCCGGTGCAGCAGAGCCTGGCCAGGCTGTACCGGGAACTGGGCCGGTACTTCAAACTCAAGGCCTCGTTATTCGAGCCGGTGCGTCAACTCGATGTAGAGGAGCGCCGCCTGCAACTGGCGCAGCAGAACGGTCGCGTCGTCAGCGCACTCAACGCCACCAAGGAAACCCTGCTGCACCGACTCGGTACTGGACGACCGGGGGTGAAGATCAGCCATTACCTCAAGCTCTATTTCCTCGCCCAGGACCTGCATGAGCGTGTCAGTTCCTCGCACTACCCCTATCAGGCGTTGGCCGAGGCCTTCTTCCACAGCGATGTACTGTTCCGCTGCGGCCGACTGTTGCGGCTGCAGGGTGTGGCCTGTGCGGAACTGGCCAACGCAGTACAGCTGCGCCAACCCTTCCGCTACAGCGAAGCCAATGCGCAGGCGCTGGCCGACCTCGAGTCGTCGCTGGAACACCTGCGGATGCAGAGCAACCCTGCCTGGCGTGGACTGTTGCGCTCACTGCGCGCCTTGTCGGGCAACCTGTCGACAATGCAGCGCCAGCTCGCCAGCGCCAGCAACCCGGATGCACTCGAGGGCGAGCAGGACAGCAGCTTGCTGGACCGCGATCCGCAATCGGTACGCGACGCCTTCGCGCGCATCCGCCTGCAACTGACGCCCACCTCGTTGCTGTTTCGCCACGCCCTGCGTATGAGCCTGGCGCTGGTCTGCGGCTACGCGGTGCTGCATGCGATTCATCCAGAACAGGGCTACTGGGTGCTGCTGACGACAGTATTCGTCTGCCAACCGAACTACGGCGCGACTCGGATCAAGCTGGTGCAGCGGGTGACCGGCACCGTGCTGGGGCTGGTGGTGGGCTGGGCGCTGTTCGATCTGTTCCCGAGCCAGCAGATTCAGGCGCTGTTCGCGGTGGTTGCCGGCGTGGTGTTCTTCGCCACGCGAAGCAGCCGCTACACCCTGGCGACGGCGGCGATCACGCTGCTGGTGCTGTTCTGCTTCAACCAGGTCGGCGACGGTTACGGGCTGATCTGGCCGCGCCTGGTCGACACCCTGCTGGGTAGCCTGATTGCCGCTGCCGCGGTCTTTCTGATCCTTCCAGACTGGCAAGGCCGCCGCCTCAATCAGGTGGTCGCCAATACCCTTAGCCGCAACGCGGATTATTTGCGTCAGATCATGCACCAGTACGAGAGCGGCAAGCGCGACGACCTCGCTTACCGGCTGGCCCGACGCAACGCCCACAACGCCGATGCCGCACTGTCGACCACGCTGTCGAACATGCTGCTGGAACCGGGCCATTTCCGAAAGGATGCCGAGACCGGTTTTCGCTTTCTGATCCTCTCGCACACCCTGCTCAATTACCTGTCGGGGCTGGGCGCGCATCGCGAGAGCTTGCCCGACGACGCCCGCGACGACCTGCTGGAAAGCGCGGCGCAACGCCTGGCGGGCGGCCTCGATGAGTTGGCGGCAGCCTTGCGGAGCAACCAGCCGGTGGCTGTTTACAGCGAAGACGAAGAATCCCTCGCGCAGCAGCTTGAACAGGCATCCGAAGACATGGACGATGCGCATCGTCTGCTGCAGACGCAGTTGGGTCTGATCTGTCGTCAACTGGCGCCACTACGCAGCATGGCCAGCCACCTGGTTCGCCGGGCACCCTCGCCTCAGCCCTGA
- a CDS encoding NAD(P)/FAD-dependent oxidoreductase, giving the protein MLQTDVVVIGAGAAGLMCAFTAAARGRRVLLLDHANKAGKKILMSGGGRCNFTNMYTEPANFLSANPHFCKSALARYTQWDFIEMVSRHGVPYHEKKLGQLFCDHKASDILAMLLDECQQAGVDMRLNIAVQAVERTESGFQLQSDAGELVCQSLVIATGGLSIPTLGASGFGYQIARQFGHNVLPTSAGLVPFTITEPQLKGMCEALSGTSVEDCLVSCNGQSFRENILFTHRGLSGPAILQVSSYWQSGDAIEINLLPHLNLVEWLDEQRRERPNTELKTLLGELFTRKMAGLLSEHWFVSKPLKQYSQGELEEVAEKLGKWQLVPAGTEGYRTAEVTLGGVDTREVSSKTLESQKAAGLYFIGEVLDVTGHLGGFNFQWAWASAYAAAQYV; this is encoded by the coding sequence GTGTTGCAGACGGATGTAGTGGTGATCGGTGCCGGCGCGGCAGGGCTGATGTGTGCGTTCACCGCGGCGGCACGGGGTCGTCGGGTGCTGCTACTCGACCATGCCAACAAGGCGGGCAAGAAGATTCTCATGTCCGGTGGCGGGCGCTGCAATTTCACCAATATGTACACCGAGCCGGCGAACTTCCTCTCCGCCAATCCGCACTTCTGCAAATCCGCGCTGGCTCGTTATACCCAGTGGGATTTCATCGAGATGGTCAGCCGCCACGGCGTGCCCTATCACGAGAAGAAGCTCGGCCAGCTGTTCTGCGACCACAAGGCCAGCGACATTCTCGCCATGTTGCTCGACGAATGTCAGCAGGCTGGAGTCGATATGCGGCTGAACATCGCGGTGCAGGCCGTGGAAAGAACTGAAAGCGGTTTTCAGCTGCAGAGCGACGCCGGCGAGCTTGTCTGCCAGTCGCTTGTCATTGCCACGGGTGGGCTGTCGATTCCGACGCTCGGCGCCAGTGGCTTCGGCTACCAGATCGCGCGGCAATTCGGCCACAACGTGCTGCCGACCAGCGCCGGTCTGGTGCCGTTCACCATCACCGAGCCGCAGCTAAAGGGCATGTGCGAAGCGTTGTCCGGCACTTCGGTAGAAGACTGCCTGGTCAGCTGCAACGGCCAGAGTTTTCGCGAAAATATCCTATTTACCCATCGCGGCCTTTCCGGGCCAGCGATTCTCCAGGTGTCCTCATATTGGCAATCGGGCGATGCCATCGAGATCAATTTGCTACCGCATCTGAACCTCGTCGAGTGGCTGGACGAGCAACGACGCGAGCGACCCAACACCGAGCTGAAGACACTCCTTGGCGAGCTTTTCACCCGCAAGATGGCAGGGCTGCTGAGTGAGCACTGGTTCGTTTCCAAGCCGCTGAAGCAGTACAGCCAGGGCGAGCTTGAAGAGGTGGCGGAGAAACTTGGCAAGTGGCAGCTGGTGCCCGCCGGGACCGAAGGTTATCGCACCGCAGAAGTAACGCTGGGCGGCGTGGATACTCGCGAGGTATCGTCGAAAACCTTGGAATCGCAAAAGGCAGCGGGGTTGTACTTCATCGGCGAAGTGCTCGATGTCACCGGTCACCTGGGCGGGTTCAATTTCCAATGGGCCTGGGCGTCCGCCTACGCCGCGGCGCAATACGTCTGA
- a CDS encoding hemerythrin domain-containing protein gives MNAIDLLIDDHEKVKDILTRLTESTERAVKTRAELLQKLEMEITIHTQLEEQILYPAYKEAGGKEELKMYYEAKEEHRAVDSLVLPDLKSTDPSTFEFSGRAKVCKELLEHHIEEEESEMFPKARELFGQSRLEEMGEQMAELKERLKKELSAKQAA, from the coding sequence ATGAACGCCATCGACCTGTTGATAGATGATCACGAAAAAGTGAAAGACATCCTGACGCGTTTGACCGAGAGCACCGAGCGTGCCGTCAAGACTCGCGCCGAGCTGCTGCAGAAGCTGGAGATGGAAATCACCATTCACACCCAGCTCGAGGAGCAGATTCTTTATCCCGCCTACAAGGAGGCCGGAGGCAAGGAAGAGCTGAAAATGTATTACGAGGCGAAGGAAGAGCACCGCGCGGTTGATTCGCTCGTGCTGCCCGACCTCAAATCGACCGATCCGTCGACTTTCGAGTTTTCCGGCCGTGCCAAGGTGTGCAAGGAGCTGCTTGAGCACCACATCGAGGAGGAAGAATCAGAAATGTTCCCCAAGGCCCGTGAACTGTTCGGTCAGAGCCGATTGGAAGAAATGGGCGAACAGATGGCCGAACTGAAGGAGCGTCTGAAGAAGGAGCTCAGCGCCAAACAAGCGGCCTGA
- a CDS encoding DUF3509 domain-containing protein, with protein sequence MIAAEKVLSAAFPEFEVITHPRPDGGLLLTLRNDDRDVIKRALSKGQTQTNIQLEWVISSIRRDLALEAGMSPAIARLQSQSRTGLPTYEYA encoded by the coding sequence ATGATTGCCGCTGAAAAAGTTCTCTCTGCCGCGTTTCCAGAGTTCGAAGTAATTACCCACCCGCGTCCGGACGGCGGGCTCTTACTGACGTTGCGTAACGATGATCGGGATGTCATCAAGCGCGCCCTTTCCAAGGGACAGACCCAGACCAATATTCAGCTGGAATGGGTCATCAGCTCGATACGCCGTGACCTGGCGCTTGAGGCTGGCATGTCGCCGGCTATCGCCCGCTTGCAAAGCCAGAGCCGCACCGGGCTGCCTACTTACGAGTACGCCTGA
- a CDS encoding class I SAM-dependent methyltransferase — MTDETPRTIADRTLDDYRANAEAFREGTRDHDVSQNIDALLRHIHGEPPFRILDLGCGPGRDLKAFTARGHVAVGLEGAEPFVQMARAETGCEVLHQNLLQLDLPAGAFDGIFANAVLFHVPSREIAGVLLKLHAALRSGGVLFASNPRGNNQEGWSGARYGAWYDWPTWNGLLQSVGFVELEHYYRPTGLPRDQQPWLASVWRKG, encoded by the coding sequence ATGACCGACGAAACCCCCCGTACCATCGCCGACCGGACCCTGGACGACTATCGTGCCAATGCCGAGGCGTTTCGCGAAGGTACCCGTGACCACGACGTCAGCCAGAACATCGACGCGCTGCTGCGGCATATTCACGGCGAGCCGCCCTTTCGCATACTTGATCTGGGCTGCGGTCCGGGGCGCGACCTCAAGGCCTTCACGGCGCGGGGCCATGTCGCCGTCGGGTTGGAAGGAGCCGAGCCCTTCGTGCAGATGGCGCGGGCCGAAACCGGTTGCGAAGTGCTGCACCAGAACCTCCTGCAACTGGATCTTCCCGCCGGAGCGTTCGATGGCATCTTCGCCAATGCGGTGCTGTTCCATGTGCCCAGCCGAGAAATCGCCGGCGTTCTGCTGAAGCTGCATGCGGCACTTCGCAGCGGAGGCGTGCTGTTCGCCTCCAACCCGCGTGGCAACAACCAGGAAGGCTGGAGTGGCGCGCGCTATGGCGCCTGGTATGACTGGCCAACCTGGAATGGATTGCTTCAGTCGGTGGGCTTCGTCGAGCTCGAGCACTATTACCGGCCTACGGGTTTGCCTCGTGACCAGCAGCCTTGGCTCGCCAGCGTCTGGCGCAAGGGTTGA
- a CDS encoding response regulator encodes MNPTPTKVVLLVEDEPHILRLLSDYLADEGYKVLEASDSTQAFEILATKPQLDLLVTDFRLPGGISGVMIAEPALKLRPEMKVIFISGYPIEIHESGSPIVRTAPIIAKPFSLDRLRTQIQQLLA; translated from the coding sequence ATGAACCCAACACCCACCAAAGTCGTCCTGCTCGTTGAGGACGAACCACACATTCTTCGCCTGTTGTCCGACTATCTGGCCGACGAAGGTTACAAGGTTCTGGAAGCGTCGGATTCCACTCAGGCTTTCGAGATTCTGGCGACCAAGCCGCAGCTGGATTTATTGGTGACCGACTTCAGATTACCCGGGGGCATTTCTGGTGTGATGATCGCTGAGCCGGCGCTCAAGCTGCGTCCAGAGATGAAGGTCATCTTCATTAGCGGTTATCCGATCGAAATTCACGAGTCCGGCAGCCCGATCGTTCGCACCGCCCCGATCATTGCCAAACCTTTTTCGCTGGATAGGCTAAGGACCCAGATTCAGCAACTGCTCGCCTAG
- the fba gene encoding class II fructose-bisphosphate aldolase (catalyzes the reversible aldol condensation of dihydroxyacetonephosphate and glyceraldehyde 3-phosphate in the Calvin cycle, glycolysis, and/or gluconeogenesis), whose protein sequence is MALISMRQMLDHAAEFGYGVPAFNVNNLEQMRAIMEAADKTDSPVIVQASAGARKYAGAPFLRHLILAAIEEFPHIPVVMHQDHGTSPDICQRSIQLGFSSVMMDGSLKEDGKTPSDYEYNVRVTQQTVAFAHACGVSVEGELGCLGSLETGMAGEEDGVGAEGTLDHSQLLTDPEEAADFVAKTKVDALAIAIGTSHGAYKFTKPPTGDTLSIQRIKEIHQRIPDTHLVMHGSSSVPQEWLKIINEYGGDIKETYGVPVEEIVEGIKYGVRKVNIDTDLRLASTGAIREFMAKNPSEFDPRKYLAKTVTAMRDICIARYEAFGTAGNASKIKPISLEGMFERYARGELDPKVN, encoded by the coding sequence ATGGCACTCATCAGCATGCGCCAGATGCTCGACCACGCCGCCGAATTCGGCTACGGCGTGCCGGCTTTCAACGTGAACAACCTCGAGCAGATGCGCGCCATCATGGAAGCGGCCGACAAGACCGACTCCCCGGTGATCGTCCAGGCGTCGGCCGGTGCCCGCAAATATGCCGGCGCGCCGTTCCTGCGCCACCTGATCCTCGCGGCCATCGAAGAGTTTCCGCACATCCCGGTGGTCATGCACCAGGATCACGGCACCAGCCCGGACATTTGCCAGCGCTCGATCCAGCTGGGCTTCAGCTCGGTGATGATGGACGGTTCGCTGAAGGAAGATGGCAAGACGCCGTCCGATTACGAATACAACGTCCGTGTGACTCAGCAGACCGTCGCCTTCGCCCACGCCTGTGGCGTTTCGGTGGAAGGCGAGCTGGGTTGCCTGGGTTCGCTCGAAACCGGCATGGCCGGTGAAGAGGATGGTGTCGGCGCTGAAGGCACGCTGGATCACAGCCAGCTGCTGACCGATCCGGAAGAAGCCGCCGATTTCGTTGCCAAGACCAAGGTCGACGCCCTGGCCATTGCCATCGGCACCAGCCACGGCGCCTACAAGTTCACCAAGCCGCCAACCGGTGACACCCTGTCGATCCAGCGCATCAAGGAAATCCACCAGCGTATCCCCGATACCCATCTGGTGATGCACGGCTCTTCCTCGGTACCGCAGGAGTGGCTGAAGATCATCAACGAGTACGGCGGCGACATCAAGGAAACCTACGGCGTGCCGGTCGAGGAAATCGTCGAGGGCATCAAGTACGGCGTGCGCAAGGTCAACATCGACACCGACCTGCGCCTAGCCTCCACCGGTGCGATCCGTGAGTTCATGGCGAAGAACCCCAGCGAGTTCGACCCGCGCAAATACCTGGCCAAGACCGTGACCGCTATGCGCGACATTTGCATCGCCCGTTACGAGGCCTTCGGCACTGCGGGTAATGCGTCGAAGATCAAGCCTATCTCCCTGGAAGGCATGTTCGAGCGTTATGCGCGCGGCGAGTTGGACCCCAAGGTCAACTGA
- a CDS encoding MliC family protein codes for MRGVFIPVVALMLGGCGHWQSGPDAPFVRWKCQSQQNIAWRYADESHQTVDLRIGNSEQVHTLRKEPATRGAFYSDGVVAFHDKGNEALVYRLADDKLLAHGCSASLITI; via the coding sequence ATGAGAGGTGTGTTCATCCCGGTTGTCGCGTTAATGCTCGGCGGATGCGGTCACTGGCAATCTGGCCCGGACGCCCCGTTTGTTCGCTGGAAATGCCAGAGTCAGCAGAACATCGCCTGGCGCTACGCCGACGAGAGCCATCAGACGGTGGACCTCAGAATAGGCAATAGCGAACAGGTACACACCCTGCGCAAGGAACCTGCCACCCGTGGTGCTTTCTATAGCGATGGTGTTGTGGCTTTCCACGACAAAGGCAACGAGGCGCTGGTCTATCGGCTCGCCGACGACAAATTGCTGGCCCATGGCTGCAGTGCTTCGCTGATTACCATTTGA
- a CDS encoding phosphoglycerate kinase, translating to MTVLKMTDLDLQGKRVLIREDLNVPVKDGAVKSDARILASLPTIKLALEKGAAVLVCSHLGRPEEGVYSEEDSLKPVADYLSKALNREVPLIKDYLDGVQVKAGELVLLENVRFNKGEKKNTDELAQQYAALCDVFVMDAFGTAHRAQGSTHGVAKFAKVACAGPLLAAELDALGKALKSPAQPMAAIVAGSKVSTKLDVLNSLSQVCNQLIVGGGIANTFLAAAGFPVGKSLYEADLVDTARAIAAKVSVPLPVDVVVAKAFAEDAEATVKAVADVAEDDMILDIGPQTAANFSELLKSSKTILWNGPVGVFEFDQFGNGTKVLAQAIAESPAFSIAGGGDTLAAIDKYGVGEQISYISTGGGAFLEFVEGKVLPAVEVLEQRAN from the coding sequence ATGACCGTTTTGAAGATGACCGACCTCGACCTCCAGGGTAAGCGCGTGCTGATCCGCGAGGACCTCAACGTGCCGGTTAAGGATGGCGCGGTGAAAAGCGATGCGCGCATTCTGGCTTCGTTGCCAACTATCAAGCTGGCGCTGGAAAAGGGCGCGGCGGTGCTGGTCTGCTCGCACCTGGGGCGCCCGGAGGAGGGCGTTTACAGCGAGGAGGACAGCCTCAAGCCGGTCGCCGACTACCTGAGCAAGGCGCTGAATCGCGAGGTGCCGCTGATCAAGGACTATCTGGACGGTGTCCAGGTAAAAGCCGGAGAGTTGGTGCTGCTGGAGAACGTGCGGTTCAACAAGGGCGAGAAAAAGAACACCGACGAACTGGCGCAGCAGTACGCCGCGCTCTGCGATGTCTTCGTCATGGACGCCTTCGGCACCGCCCACCGCGCCCAGGGCTCGACCCACGGGGTGGCCAAGTTTGCCAAGGTTGCCTGTGCCGGCCCGCTGCTCGCAGCTGAGCTGGACGCCCTGGGTAAGGCGTTGAAGAGCCCGGCCCAGCCTATGGCGGCCATCGTTGCCGGCTCCAAGGTTTCGACCAAGCTGGACGTGCTCAACAGCCTGAGCCAAGTCTGCAATCAGCTGATCGTCGGCGGCGGCATCGCCAACACCTTCCTTGCCGCCGCCGGCTTCCCGGTAGGTAAATCGCTGTATGAAGCCGATCTGGTCGATACCGCCAGGGCGATCGCCGCTAAGGTCAGCGTACCGCTCCCGGTCGATGTGGTGGTCGCCAAGGCCTTCGCAGAAGACGCCGAAGCCACGGTCAAGGCCGTAGCCGACGTCGCCGAGGACGACATGATTTTGGATATCGGCCCGCAGACCGCAGCCAACTTCTCGGAATTGCTGAAGTCTTCGAAAACCATCCTGTGGAACGGCCCGGTTGGCGTGTTCGAATTCGATCAGTTCGGTAACGGCACCAAGGTGCTGGCGCAGGCGATCGCTGAAAGCCCGGCGTTTTCGATTGCCGGTGGCGGCGACACCCTGGCTGCGATCGACAAGTACGGTGTCGGCGAGCAAATCTCTTACATTTCCACTGGCGGTGGTGCGTTTCTCGAGTTCGTCGAAGGCAAGGTGCTGCCTGCTGTCGAGGTGCTGGAGCAGCGCGCCAACTAA
- the epd gene encoding erythrose-4-phosphate dehydrogenase, producing the protein MSRTPRYRVALNGYGRIGRCVLRAFYERNAAFDFEIVALNDLADMASLEYLTRFDSTHGRFPGEVAVEGDCLRLNGHGVKVLRESTPEAVDWRGLGVDLVLECSGAYNTRTGGQRFLHAGAPRVLFSQPMSGAADVDATVVMGINHEQLTGTEQLVSNASCTTNCGVPLLKLLNDSIGLDYVSITTIHSAMNDQPVIDAYHHDDLRRTRSAFQSVIPVSTGLARGIERLLPELSGRIQAKAVRVPTVNVSCLDITLQTTRDTDASTINRILREAAQSGPLKGLLAYTELPHASCDFNHDPHSAIVDGSLTRASGPRLVNLLAWFDNEWGFANRMLDVAGHYLQVSHRT; encoded by the coding sequence ATGTCCCGAACTCCCCGCTACCGCGTTGCCCTTAACGGTTACGGTCGCATCGGTCGCTGCGTGCTTCGTGCGTTTTACGAGCGCAATGCGGCTTTCGATTTCGAAATCGTCGCCCTCAACGACCTCGCCGATATGGCGAGCCTCGAATACCTCACCCGCTTCGACTCTACCCATGGCCGCTTTCCCGGCGAGGTGGCTGTAGAGGGCGATTGCCTGCGTCTGAACGGTCACGGTGTGAAGGTATTGCGCGAGTCGACGCCCGAAGCGGTGGACTGGCGCGGCCTGGGCGTGGATCTCGTGCTGGAGTGCTCCGGCGCGTACAACACGCGCACCGGCGGGCAGCGCTTCCTCCATGCCGGTGCGCCGCGCGTGCTGTTCTCGCAGCCTATGAGCGGCGCCGCGGACGTTGACGCCACCGTGGTGATGGGCATCAACCATGAGCAGCTGACCGGCACCGAGCAGCTGGTATCCAATGCGTCCTGCACCACTAATTGCGGCGTGCCGCTACTCAAACTTCTTAACGATTCGATTGGCCTGGATTACGTTTCGATCACCACGATTCATTCGGCGATGAATGATCAGCCGGTCATCGACGCCTACCACCATGACGATCTGCGCCGCACACGGTCAGCCTTCCAGTCGGTGATTCCCGTCTCGACCGGCCTCGCGCGCGGTATCGAGCGCCTGCTGCCGGAACTCTCGGGACGGATTCAGGCCAAAGCCGTGCGAGTGCCGACGGTGAATGTGTCCTGCCTGGATATCACGCTGCAGACGACCCGCGATACCGATGCGTCGACGATCAACCGGATCCTGCGTGAAGCCGCGCAATCCGGCCCGTTGAAAGGCCTGCTCGCGTATACCGAGCTGCCCCATGCCAGCTGTGATTTCAACCACGACCCGCATTCGGCGATCGTCGATGGCAGCCTGACGCGCGCCTCCGGGCCGCGGCTGGTGAACCTGCTGGCCTGGTTCGACAACGAATGGGGTTTCGCCAACCGCATGCTCGACGTAGCCGGTCACTATTTGCAGGTGTCCCACCGCACCTGA